The following are encoded together in the Limanda limanda chromosome 12, fLimLim1.1, whole genome shotgun sequence genome:
- the stx11a gene encoding syntaxin-11a → MRDRMCELQTSTPKSAEEEQRDEENHSPEDKEHLEQHAIVFEAEDLMAGIYKEAQSMRKEMLLCKLDVKRLGKQNTRFLTSVRRISSIKRDSNALGRGIKARAEAIYARLKKMGKLSKELEEEHGSTSAIARIVRSQYVSLTNEFHGTMSEFNEAEMEQRENCKTRIQRQAEIMGWEVSREQIDEMIETGKWNVFSDNLLLEGRSARSALNEIENRHKELLELEGRLREIQELFFELAMQVEMQGKMVDNIQANVGRTQDYIAKSSAQIKQAVKYKRNNPCKKLFCCCFPCCN, encoded by the coding sequence ATGAGGGACCGGATGTGTGAGCTGCAGACTTCCACCCCCAAgtctgcagaggaggagcagagggatgaggagaacCACAGCCCTGAGGATAAGGAGCACCTGGAGCAACATGCCATCGTGTTTGAGGCAGAGGACCTAATGGCCGGCATCTACAAGGAGGCCCAGTCCATGAGGAAGGAGATGCTGCTGTGCAAATTGGACGTGAAGCGTCTCGGGAAGCAGAACACCAGGTTCCTCACATCCGTCAGGAGGATAAGCAGCATCAAGCGGGACTCCAACGCTCTGGGCCGGGGCATCAAGGCCCGAGCGGAGGCCATTTACGCTCGGCTGAAGAAGATGGGGAAGCTCAGCAAGGAACTGGAGGAGGAACACGGATCTACCTCAGCCATAGCTCGCATCGTGCGTTCGCAGTACGTGTCCCTGACCAACGAGTTCCACGGCACCATGTCCGAGTTCAACGAGGCCGAGATGGAGCAGAGGGAGAACTGCAAGACGCGCATCCAGAGGCAGGCAGAGATCATGGGCTGGGAGGTGAGCAGGGAGCAGATAGACGAGATGATCGAGACGGGCAAGTGGAACGTCTTCTCTGACAACCTCCTCCTGGAGGGAAGATCTGCCAGGTCGGCGCTCAACGAGATCGAGAACCGCCACAAGGAGCTCCTGGAGCTGGAAGGCCGCCTCAGGGAGATTCAGGAGCTTTTCTTCGAGTTGGCCATGCAGGTGGAGATGCAGGGCAAAATGGTGGACAACATCCAGGCCAACGTCGGTAGGACTCAGGACTACATCGCCAAGTCTTCGGCTCAGATCAAGCAGGCCGTGAAATACAAGAGAAACAATCCGTGCAAGAAACTCTTCTGCTGTTGCTTCCCCTGCTGCAACTGA